Part of the Schaalia odontolytica genome is shown below.
CCCCGACGCCGCGTTCTCCGGCGCGACCTCCGAGGGCGTCATCCAGCGCGCCCTCACCTCGGTCCCCGCACCCGCGGTCGGCGCGTAAGGATCCTCCCGGTAGCAGTGATGGAAGGGAAGCGTTCGGATAGCGCGGACGGGGTGCGGCACCGCAGGGAGCAAAGCGCTCGTGTGCGCCCCGTCGCGGCGCTCACGGGCGCCGTCACGCCGATCGGCTGGGCCGTCATCGTGCTCATCGTCGCCGGCGTCGCGGTCGCCGCAGCGTTCCAGTGGGTCGAGGCGTTGGCGTGCGCGCTTGCGGGCGTCGTCGCGCTCGTGCTGGCGGCCACCCGCGTCGCGTGGAAGCCCCCGCACCTCGTGTCGATCCGCGTCCCCAACGAGCGCATCGTCGCCGGCCAGACGGCCGTCGGCGAGATCATGGTGCGTAACGAACGCAACCGTCCCGTGCGGTCGGGCATCATCGAGTTGCCCATCGGCTCGGGCACCGGTGAGTTTGTCGTGCCCCCGCTGGGCGCGCGACGCTCGTGGGACGAGATGTTTCTCATCTCCTCGCGTCACCGAGGCCTCATCAACGTCGGTCCGGCGCGCTCGGTGCGCTCCGACGCCCTCGGCCTGCTGCGCCGCGTGCGCGTGTGGGACGAGCCCGTCATCCTCCACGTGCACCCGCGCACCGTGCGCGTTCCCTTCGACGCCACCGGCTTCCAGCTGGATGTCGAGGGCGTGTCCACGGGCAGGCTCTCCAGCTCCGACGTGTCCTTTCACGCGCTGCGCGACTACGAGCCCGGAGACGACCGGCGTGCCGTCCACTGGCAGTCGACCGCTCGCCTGGGCAAGCTCATCGTCCGCCAGTACGAGGAAACGCACCGTTCCCACCACGTCATCGTGCTGGACACCTCCCGCGACGTCTGGGATCACGAATCCTTCGAAACGGCGGTCTCCGTCGCCGCCTCGCTCGCTCTGGCCAGCCTGCGCGAGTCCCGTCCCGTGTCCGTGACGACGACGGAGGACTGGCTGCCGTCGGGCAGCGCCATGCGCCTGCTGGACGCCCTCTCCGAGGTGGGGGCGGGTGCCGGAGGGGAGTTGTCCCTGCGCGTGCGCGAGGCCGTGGCCGAGCGTCCCGGCGTCTCGGCCCTCACCCTCGTGGTGGGTCCGAAGGTGAGCGACGTCGACGCCGCTCACCTGGCGCGACTGGCCCCCATCGACGTTCCGGTCTCCATCATCCGAATCGGTTGCGCCGAGGGGCGAACCAGGCGAGACCTCGGGCGGGGCGTCCTCCTGGACTGCGCGCGCCTCGATGACCTGCCGCGTATCATCGTCGCCGGAGGGCTTGCATGACCACCAGCGTTGATACCAAGCCGCGCGCGCAGAGGGTCGACTCGCAGGCCGAGACCGCACCGGCGACGCCCGTCGCGACCCGCGCGCGCGCGGACGCAGCTCCTTCCGCCTCCGCCCGCCCCCGCGCCAACGACCGTCCCCCCGCCGGCTCGCAGGGGCCTCGCCACAAGACGACGCGTTCGCGCCTGCTGACCATCACGCAGCGTTTCGCGACGTACCGGTCGAAGCTGCCGATCTGGTCCCTCCTGGTTCTCGCCCTCCTCTTCGCCGGGCCCATCGCGGCCTTCGAACCCGTCTTTGGCGGGGGAGTCGGGGCCATCGCCGCCGGAGCCGGCGTGGCCTGCGGCCTGGCGATTGCCGCGGCCTCGACCCACTGGCGGTGGGATGCGCTCACGACCGTGTTGAGTGTCGCGGTGACCTACTTCCTGGGCGGCAGCGCGGCCGCGCTGCGCTCCGAGGCGCTGTTTGGCTTCCTGCCCACGGGGCAGACCCTGCAGGTCATGGTGCTCGGGTCCTTCCGCGCGTGGAAGGATCTACTGACGCTGACGCCCCCGGTGTCGGTCTACTCCGGCCCGGCCCTCGTGCCGTGGATGAGCGGCCTCATCCTGGCGCTTCTGGCCGGCCTGATCACTGCGCGCGCCGGACGCGCCGTCCTGGGATCCATCCCCGTCGTCGTGATGGCGGTCATCGCCGTGTTCTTCGGGCTGACGCACTATCCTCTTCCGCTCGCGCCCGTCCTCGCCTGGTGGGCGCTGCTGGTCGCCTGGTGGGCGAGCGCCGCCCAGTACCAGAGAATCACCCTGGGCCAGGATGTGCTGGTGGGACGAAAGAGCTCGCCCGGCGGCGAGGCCACGGTCGGGCGTCGTTCTCGCTCGACGGTCTACGTGGGAAGGCGGGCGGTTGGCGCCATCCTCGTCCTCGCGGTTTCCGTCGCCGTGGCGATGCCGGCCGCGGCGTTCCTGGGCTCCCCTCGCGGACGCATCGTTGGCCGCGACCTGATTCACCCGCCCCTTGACGTCCAGGCCTACCCCTCCCCGATGTCCTCCTTCCGCCACTACACGACGGACCTGAAGGACGAGACGCTGCTGACCGTGTCGGACCTGCCCGAGAACCAGCGCGTGCGAATCGCAGCGATGGACGTGTACGACGGCACGACCTTCGGCATGTCCCAGAAGCGAGGCGACGGGCACACGGGGTACATCCAGGTCCAGACGACCATCCCCGGACGCTCCCAGGGCGCCTCCGTGGTCACGCTGACGACCACGGGGCTGTCGGGCCCGTGGGTTCCCGTCCTGGGAACACCCTCGCAGATCGCCTTCACGGGGGCGCAGTCCTCCGAGCAAAAGAACGGCCTCCACGTCGATACGTGGGCGAACGCGGCGCTGACGACCGGTCCCGCGGGCTCCATGAGCTATAACGTGACCACCGATTTTGTCGCGCCCGTGCGCGACGAGGAGCTGGCCAACCTCGTGGCGCTGTCCTCCACCTCGGAGGACAAGAACGTTCCCGACGGCGTCGCGGAAAAGGCCGCGGAGCTCACGCAGAACGCCTCGACCCCGCTCGCGGCGGCGCGCGCCATCGAACACTACCTGGCCACGAACGGCTACTACCTCAACGAGAACACGCGCTTCTCGCGGCCGGGCGTGCGCACCGATCGGCTGGAGCGCATGCTGACCTCCGACGAGAATCTGATCGGCGACGACCAGCAGTACACCGCGCTCATGGCTCTCATGCTGCACCAGTTGGGGATCAACGCGCGCGTCGTCATGGGAGCCTACCCCGAGGGCGGCTCCCAGGGGGGCGCCGCGACCCTGCGTGGATCCGACATTCGCGCGTGGGTTGAGGTCGAGTTCTCGGGCGGCGTCTGGGGCGTGTTCGACCCGACTCCGCCGCGCGACCACGTGCCGCAGACCCAGGTTCCCAAGCCTCGGTCCGTCCCTCGCCCGCAGGTCCTGCAGCCGCCGGAGCCCCCCGAGCCCCCGGCCGAGATGCCTCCGCCCACGCGTGACCAGAACGCCGACCCGCTCAAGCCACCCGAGGCGGGCCTGCCCTGGGGCATCATCGCCGGAGTGTCGGGCGCCATCCTCCTCCTCGCGCTGCCGCCCCTGGCGATCCTGGCGTTCAAGGCGGGTCGGCGCAGGCGTCGCCGCAGGGCGGCGGCCGGTGATGCGCTGGTGGGCTCGTGGGACGAGGTCGTGGACCTGGCCGCCGACTCTGGCCTGCGCATCGAGCTGGGACGCACTCGCCAGGAGACCGCGTGGGCACTGTCCTCCCAGTGGCAGCTGGGGGAGGACCCGGGCGACCCCTTCGCCCTGGTGACGGGTGAGATGCGCAGCGGCGAGGACGGGTCGACCTCGTCCTCCGACCGCGGCGACGCCGGTGGCAGGGGACGCTACGTGATTGACGGGTGGAGCCGCTTCGGCGGCGACGTTCCTTCTCCCGTTGTGATCGCTCGCTTCGCCGACGTCGCGAACTTTGCCTCCAACGGTGCCTCCCGCGACCGCGCGCGCGCCGCGTGGGCCCAGGTGGGACAGCTGCGAGACCAGGTGTCCAAGCGTGCGGGCTTCTTTGCGCGCGTGCGCCGGGCGCTGTCCCTGCGGAGCCTGCGTATGCGCCGCAAGCTGCGTCTGAGCGCCCTGATCGAGCGCACGATGCGAGAGGAGATCGAGCGGTGAGTCCAGCCGTCGCAGGCATGAGGGGGCCGGAGATTCCGGGATTTAGGTGGGTTCGTCCCCTGGGGCAAGGCGGTTTCGCCGACGTGTTCCTCTACCGTCAGGAGCTGCCGAGCCGGGACGTGGCCATCAAGGTGGTGCGCGCCCAGGGGGATGAACGGGGCACGAAGGAGCTGCATCGCGAAGCCGACGCCATGACGCTCCTGTCGGGTCACCCCTCCGTCGTGGAGTTGCACGGCGTGG
Proteins encoded:
- a CDS encoding DUF58 domain-containing protein; this translates as MEGKRSDSADGVRHRREQSARVRPVAALTGAVTPIGWAVIVLIVAGVAVAAAFQWVEALACALAGVVALVLAATRVAWKPPHLVSIRVPNERIVAGQTAVGEIMVRNERNRPVRSGIIELPIGSGTGEFVVPPLGARRSWDEMFLISSRHRGLINVGPARSVRSDALGLLRRVRVWDEPVILHVHPRTVRVPFDATGFQLDVEGVSTGRLSSSDVSFHALRDYEPGDDRRAVHWQSTARLGKLIVRQYEETHRSHHVIVLDTSRDVWDHESFETAVSVAASLALASLRESRPVSVTTTEDWLPSGSAMRLLDALSEVGAGAGGELSLRVREAVAERPGVSALTLVVGPKVSDVDAAHLARLAPIDVPVSIIRIGCAEGRTRRDLGRGVLLDCARLDDLPRIIVAGGLA
- a CDS encoding transglutaminase-like domain-containing protein, giving the protein MTTSVDTKPRAQRVDSQAETAPATPVATRARADAAPSASARPRANDRPPAGSQGPRHKTTRSRLLTITQRFATYRSKLPIWSLLVLALLFAGPIAAFEPVFGGGVGAIAAGAGVACGLAIAAASTHWRWDALTTVLSVAVTYFLGGSAAALRSEALFGFLPTGQTLQVMVLGSFRAWKDLLTLTPPVSVYSGPALVPWMSGLILALLAGLITARAGRAVLGSIPVVVMAVIAVFFGLTHYPLPLAPVLAWWALLVAWWASAAQYQRITLGQDVLVGRKSSPGGEATVGRRSRSTVYVGRRAVGAILVLAVSVAVAMPAAAFLGSPRGRIVGRDLIHPPLDVQAYPSPMSSFRHYTTDLKDETLLTVSDLPENQRVRIAAMDVYDGTTFGMSQKRGDGHTGYIQVQTTIPGRSQGASVVTLTTTGLSGPWVPVLGTPSQIAFTGAQSSEQKNGLHVDTWANAALTTGPAGSMSYNVTTDFVAPVRDEELANLVALSSTSEDKNVPDGVAEKAAELTQNASTPLAAARAIEHYLATNGYYLNENTRFSRPGVRTDRLERMLTSDENLIGDDQQYTALMALMLHQLGINARVVMGAYPEGGSQGGAATLRGSDIRAWVEVEFSGGVWGVFDPTPPRDHVPQTQVPKPRSVPRPQVLQPPEPPEPPAEMPPPTRDQNADPLKPPEAGLPWGIIAGVSGAILLLALPPLAILAFKAGRRRRRRRAAAGDALVGSWDEVVDLAADSGLRIELGRTRQETAWALSSQWQLGEDPGDPFALVTGEMRSGEDGSTSSSDRGDAGGRGRYVIDGWSRFGGDVPSPVVIARFADVANFASNGASRDRARAAWAQVGQLRDQVSKRAGFFARVRRALSLRSLRMRRKLRLSALIERTMREEIER